One Halalkalicoccus tibetensis genomic region harbors:
- a CDS encoding ArsR family transcriptional regulator, whose protein sequence is MVSDQKTVIADLPPSSKLVYYVLKNEGEMTKRQIIAESRLSEQTTRLGLERLESSNIVVRETANTSEKPRGVYSLV, encoded by the coding sequence ATGGTCTCGGATCAGAAGACGGTTATTGCGGACCTGCCGCCGAGCTCGAAGTTAGTATACTACGTACTGAAAAACGAGGGCGAGATGACGAAACGGCAGATAATTGCCGAATCCCGCCTTTCCGAGCAGACGACTCGCCTCGGGTTGGAACGACTGGAGAGTTCGAACATAGTTGTGCGCGAGACGGCAAACACGTCCGAGAAGCCACGAGGGGTGTATTCTCTCGTTTAA
- a CDS encoding SDR family NAD(P)-dependent oxidoreductase: MDLEGRTALVTGSSRNIGQTIATTMAEAGADVGVTSHSNEDGCEETAREVEAAGSEAAVVLGDLGKPDDVEVIVEGIRDELGPIDILVNNATVRPMTPFFEVEPAELDQVLDVNLKGQFLLTQHVIEDMLEVDHGSIVNLIGAMVFLGRTGKAHSYGSKMGIVGYVRQLASEFGPKGIRVNGLSPGLIDTDREETFAGHEQVIQATPLQRMGTKREIADVCCFLASDRASFITGQVIHANGGSYPTPNVIPPE, translated from the coding sequence ATGGATCTCGAAGGACGGACGGCATTAGTCACCGGATCGAGCCGTAACATCGGGCAGACGATCGCGACGACGATGGCCGAAGCGGGGGCCGATGTCGGGGTCACGTCACACAGCAACGAGGACGGATGTGAAGAGACGGCACGCGAAGTCGAGGCCGCAGGGAGCGAGGCTGCCGTCGTGCTCGGTGATTTGGGGAAACCCGACGACGTCGAAGTGATCGTAGAGGGAATTAGGGACGAGTTGGGACCGATCGATATCCTCGTCAACAACGCGACCGTCCGGCCGATGACGCCGTTTTTCGAGGTAGAGCCCGCGGAGCTCGACCAGGTGCTGGACGTGAACTTGAAGGGGCAGTTCCTCCTCACTCAGCACGTTATCGAGGACATGCTGGAAGTCGACCACGGGTCGATCGTCAACCTGATCGGCGCCATGGTGTTTCTCGGCAGGACCGGAAAGGCACATTCCTATGGAAGCAAAATGGGGATCGTGGGCTACGTTCGACAGCTCGCGTCCGAGTTCGGGCCGAAAGGAATCCGTGTGAACGGCCTCTCCCCGGGGCTTATCGATACGGACCGGGAGGAAACGTTCGCCGGTCACGAACAGGTTATTCAGGCCACGCCACTCCAACGGATGGGTACAAAACGGGAAATTGCGGACGTCTGTTGCTTCTTGGCATCCGATCGGGCGTCGTTCATCACGGGACAGGTGATTCACGCGAACGGCGGCAGCTACCCGACGCCGAACGTGATCCCGCCGGAGTGA
- a CDS encoding DUF58 domain-containing protein, with the protein MVGAAMIGAWLVAQQYVFALALNDTTKALSINQELAQDRIVTDRSTPLSVGATLERPTQLNLSVEPGIPIGAQTERDVDLSLGPNRKVQGIIDVSWPISGTFEFDPASIHARDPIGLFEQTLSNGTTPSVTVEPRGPRNVHVGKGGERIRRSFGEHQADPLESGMDPEEIRKYVPGDAARIIDWKSTARMGYPHVREFESETDRKTVLLMDQRSTMNDGPEGESKFDYARHVALSLVEQVQESADPLGLYAVDESGVTDRLPPRNSNQHYAAVRSRLHELSVTPGDMPTSMDRDRWSTARTRDLATLDDDESPFATRLCPYADSMITDTQSVEDKPLTATIRTHIQRLGSGTWTVLMTDDTHRAEVREAVLLARHRGDRVLVMLTPTVLFESGGFTDLSAAYDAYSEFESFRRSLDRLERVSAVEVAPSDRLSVVQSSGRQERRAAT; encoded by the coding sequence GTGGTCGGCGCAGCAATGATTGGAGCGTGGCTGGTCGCTCAGCAGTATGTCTTCGCATTAGCGCTCAACGACACAACAAAAGCACTCTCAATCAATCAGGAACTCGCACAAGACCGGATCGTCACGGACCGATCAACTCCGCTGTCGGTTGGTGCTACCCTGGAAAGACCGACTCAATTGAATCTATCGGTAGAACCAGGAATTCCGATCGGCGCGCAAACCGAAAGAGACGTCGATCTCTCACTCGGCCCAAATCGCAAAGTACAGGGTATTATCGACGTTAGCTGGCCAATCTCAGGAACGTTCGAGTTCGATCCAGCATCAATCCATGCTCGAGATCCAATAGGACTGTTTGAACAGACTCTCTCAAATGGAACGACACCATCAGTGACAGTCGAGCCTCGTGGGCCGCGAAACGTCCACGTTGGAAAGGGAGGCGAGCGAATCCGTCGATCGTTCGGTGAACACCAAGCTGATCCACTTGAATCTGGAATGGATCCCGAAGAGATCCGGAAATATGTTCCTGGTGACGCCGCCCGCATTATTGACTGGAAGTCGACAGCTAGAATGGGCTATCCCCACGTCCGAGAATTCGAATCGGAAACTGATCGAAAGACGGTGCTACTCATGGATCAACGAAGTACAATGAACGATGGTCCCGAAGGAGAATCAAAGTTCGATTATGCCCGCCATGTAGCACTCTCACTCGTTGAGCAGGTCCAGGAGAGTGCCGACCCGCTTGGACTCTATGCAGTTGATGAAAGCGGAGTGACTGATCGTCTTCCGCCACGAAATTCAAACCAGCATTATGCAGCCGTTCGTTCCCGACTGCACGAACTCTCCGTTACGCCTGGTGACATGCCAACGTCAATGGACCGTGATCGGTGGTCAACCGCTCGGACACGGGATTTAGCGACACTTGATGACGACGAATCACCATTTGCTACACGGCTCTGTCCATATGCTGACTCGATGATAACAGATACCCAGTCTGTGGAAGATAAACCACTGACGGCGACAATCAGAACGCACATTCAACGACTCGGGAGCGGGACTTGGACTGTACTAATGACTGACGACACCCACCGAGCAGAGGTACGCGAAGCAGTATTGCTGGCACGTCACCGAGGAGATCGCGTTCTCGTGATGCTGACTCCAACTGTGCTGTTTGAGTCTGGTGGGTTCACTGATCTCTCGGCAGCCTATGATGCATACAGCGAATTTGAGTCGTTCCGGCGGTCACTCGATCGTCTGGAGCGTGTTTCAGCAGTTGAAGTTGCGCCCAGCGACCGGCTCTCAGTCGTTCAATCTAGCGGTCGGCAAGAACGGAGGGCTGCCACATGA
- a CDS encoding polysaccharide deacetylase family protein: MNKHTTGEKFLCLTLDLENDWYFDEPGYDHLTFEYIDTFIDLINDLDVPLSVFVVGQTLEQYPEEIDRLSNQLECEFHLHSYQHDTSKNYDFREEVINGKEAYRNHFGRNPTGYRAPQGNIAEHELSLLEELGFEFDSSIFPSYRPGVYNNLSAPLTPYTPAGATSLLEIPPGAFSGIRIPTSHSYFKLIGRSLSSYLSVSPLPEVLVYSIHLQDLFKTASHDHLPVPKRWIMKRNLNNAERMLRKNISTLLSRGYQPRTMTDIYSAHTRDDSYESQTNAPKDHLDPSPVWASAENDD; this comes from the coding sequence ATGAATAAGCACACCACTGGGGAGAAATTCCTCTGCCTGACGCTTGACCTTGAGAATGACTGGTACTTCGACGAACCGGGGTATGATCATCTCACGTTCGAATACATCGATACGTTCATCGACCTCATTAATGATCTAGATGTCCCTCTCAGCGTGTTCGTCGTTGGACAAACACTAGAACAATACCCTGAAGAGATCGATCGTCTCTCGAATCAACTTGAGTGTGAGTTTCACCTTCACTCATACCAACATGATACGAGTAAAAATTATGACTTCCGGGAAGAAGTCATCAACGGAAAAGAGGCCTACCGAAATCATTTCGGGAGGAACCCAACTGGGTATCGGGCACCACAGGGCAACATCGCAGAACACGAGCTGAGTCTCCTTGAGGAGCTGGGATTTGAGTTCGACTCCAGCATTTTCCCCTCATATCGGCCAGGTGTCTACAATAACCTATCTGCACCATTGACGCCGTACACTCCAGCAGGGGCAACCTCACTGCTAGAGATTCCTCCTGGAGCATTCTCAGGTATCCGGATCCCTACTTCCCATAGCTACTTCAAGCTCATTGGCCGGTCGCTGTCATCATACCTTTCGGTCTCGCCGCTTCCGGAGGTCCTCGTCTACAGTATCCATCTTCAGGACCTCTTTAAAACGGCGTCTCACGATCACTTGCCAGTCCCGAAACGGTGGATCATGAAGCGTAACCTCAATAACGCAGAGCGGATGCTTCGAAAGAACATTTCAACTCTCCTATCGCGGGGCTACCAGCCGAGAACGATGACTGATATATACAGTGCACATACTAGGGATGATAGCTACGAGTCCCAAACAAATGCCCCGAAAGATCATCTCGATCCGTCTCCTGTTTGGGCCTCGGCCGAGAACGACGACTGA
- a CDS encoding DUF6517 family protein: MKRRQLLQSLVPISACSAGCANIAIESDSENEPDEREELMSVESTAVSIESAIVEQADYELERDTTFKLTQTITVGDESYLIQAVNDLTEYKRTAELPQTGSQEIVRLTAVSTPEVEAFSQEIDFIDQVTAEALGNGLQSTYKDVEVDDEPSDTHLITTFGHETMVAKHEGTAKVEGHSIEIYVHIAETFTESDYITLFGIYPQILVDKEQGRVLEMMQGIQMEEPP; this comes from the coding sequence ATGAAGAGAAGACAGTTGCTACAGAGTCTTGTTCCGATTTCTGCCTGTTCTGCAGGGTGTGCCAATATTGCTATTGAATCAGACTCAGAGAATGAACCTGATGAGAGGGAGGAACTTATGTCAGTCGAATCAACTGCGGTCTCAATCGAATCTGCAATTGTCGAGCAAGCCGACTATGAACTCGAACGTGATACCACGTTCAAACTCACACAAACGATTACAGTAGGCGATGAATCTTACCTTATTCAAGCTGTGAACGATCTTACTGAATACAAGCGAACTGCTGAATTGCCACAGACTGGCTCCCAAGAGATAGTACGACTTACCGCTGTTTCAACACCTGAGGTTGAGGCCTTCTCCCAGGAGATCGACTTCATTGATCAGGTGACGGCTGAAGCACTGGGGAACGGTCTACAATCGACATATAAAGATGTCGAGGTTGACGATGAACCATCTGATACCCACCTAATTACCACATTTGGTCATGAAACGATGGTTGCGAAGCACGAAGGAACCGCTAAGGTTGAGGGTCATTCGATAGAGATTTATGTTCATATTGCGGAAACATTCACTGAATCGGATTATATCACTCTATTTGGGATTTATCCGCAGATACTCGTTGACAAGGAGCAAGGACGAGTTCTTGAGATGATGCAGGGAATCCAGATGGAGGAACCGCCATGA
- a CDS encoding O-antigen ligase family protein has translation MVDIRSDSGRPCDESQINDRDRLVKYIWGKHASETPSVPLHYPLLAVLVIAASIAPTTWFLSRDLGYLIVAGVLCLIIAYGVLFTSVRLTIDPAFLVLLGGYWLGLVAHYYYFPHSELLQYILVTPIAVFGTVVILPQFVEGRRQTFTMGLTVLSVIVALIGVWILWQPGTIDSELPNSIGGEVMGLYAIRSTSVFHNPNTYGFFMMVGCLAALYTVVVRGGLVWIAALGICLLGLFMSEGDAALIGLGVGSIVVLAGRSQWLSFFGIGAGVVGLYGLIQVGHVPEVMETTLMSRVDRWVLSLERLALDPLWGIGFVDPGPEINGARGPHNSYIHVLLNTGVIAGSLYLGALAYAVGSGIRRRWTPWSGFILGTGAGTFAYMGFESLFLGGLTTSSIVLGLFIGLMLLTDPSSEERDSEPATAKYALVTSRAGRAFDSFRSSSDNRQAPPQPKTED, from the coding sequence GTGGTTGACATTCGATCAGACAGCGGGCGTCCCTGTGATGAGAGCCAGATCAATGATCGTGATCGGCTTGTTAAATATATTTGGGGCAAGCATGCTTCGGAAACACCGTCTGTACCACTTCATTATCCACTGCTTGCAGTCCTCGTGATCGCAGCGAGTATCGCACCAACGACATGGTTCCTTTCGAGAGATCTAGGATATCTAATCGTAGCTGGAGTGCTTTGTCTCATCATTGCCTATGGAGTTCTCTTTACGAGCGTTCGTCTGACAATCGATCCGGCGTTTCTTGTGCTTCTTGGTGGCTACTGGCTTGGGCTTGTTGCTCATTACTACTACTTCCCTCATTCAGAGCTTCTACAATACATTCTTGTTACACCGATTGCCGTCTTTGGGACCGTCGTTATTCTTCCCCAATTTGTCGAAGGGCGACGCCAGACGTTCACAATGGGACTAACTGTTCTCTCGGTCATTGTTGCACTTATTGGTGTATGGATACTTTGGCAGCCAGGAACAATCGACTCGGAGCTTCCGAACTCGATTGGAGGCGAAGTAATGGGTCTTTATGCAATTCGGAGCACTTCAGTTTTTCATAATCCCAACACTTATGGGTTTTTCATGATGGTTGGCTGTCTTGCAGCGCTCTATACTGTCGTAGTCCGAGGTGGGCTGGTTTGGATTGCTGCACTCGGAATATGCTTGCTTGGACTGTTTATGAGTGAAGGAGACGCTGCACTGATTGGTCTTGGTGTTGGTTCGATCGTCGTGTTAGCGGGTCGTAGTCAATGGCTCTCATTCTTCGGGATCGGCGCGGGAGTCGTTGGTCTTTATGGCCTGATTCAGGTCGGACACGTACCTGAGGTCATGGAAACCACATTGATGAGCCGTGTCGACCGTTGGGTACTCTCTCTCGAACGCCTCGCACTCGATCCACTGTGGGGAATCGGCTTTGTCGACCCTGGTCCAGAGATCAATGGTGCCCGCGGTCCCCATAACTCGTATATACATGTGCTACTTAATACAGGTGTGATCGCTGGCTCACTTTATCTCGGTGCACTCGCCTACGCGGTCGGTTCCGGCATCCGGCGGCGCTGGACTCCGTGGAGTGGATTCATTCTCGGAACTGGTGCAGGAACCTTCGCGTATATGGGCTTCGAATCGCTCTTCCTCGGTGGACTGACAACCTCGTCAATTGTACTGGGTTTGTTTATTGGGCTCATGCTTCTCACCGATCCATCCTCAGAGGAACGCGATTCGGAACCAGCTACGGCAAAGTATGCACTCGTGACCAGCCGTGCCGGTCGCGCCTTCGATAGTTTCCGATCAAGTTCGGACAACCGACAGGCTCCACCACAACCAAAAACGGAGGACTAA
- a CDS encoding glycosyltransferase family 2 protein produces MYRDQTVGVVIPAYNEEGFIGGVLRDIPEYVDRIYVIDDCSTDKTWDEIISTAQEVLGSKTAYVEEQINTANKQIATDGGTLAGRAFVHEPIGCVLPIEHLSNFGAGGAIKTGYLAALQDKTDVVVTIDGDGQMDLDYLPRLLDPIVNGKADYAKANRLLYQEYRQGMSGWRFFGNSILTFLTKIASGYWKMMDPQNGYTAASHHALDNIGVEGMYEYYGYCNDILVKLNAKGLRLADVAIPGQYGDEESSIRYPEYIRKVSSMLLRNFLWRLKIRYFVLDFHPLGLFYLFGAITAVSGFTGMSWSTLGYLLFDQDLFIRMALSTLLFLMGSMFLMFAMLFDMQANENRELQVYE; encoded by the coding sequence GTGTATCGGGACCAGACTGTCGGTGTCGTTATTCCTGCATACAACGAGGAAGGATTCATTGGGGGTGTACTCAGAGACATCCCCGAATACGTTGATCGGATCTACGTTATCGACGATTGTTCGACTGATAAAACATGGGATGAGATCATATCCACTGCTCAGGAGGTATTAGGTAGCAAAACTGCTTATGTAGAAGAGCAGATCAACACCGCGAACAAGCAGATTGCTACTGATGGTGGGACACTAGCTGGTCGCGCGTTTGTCCATGAACCAATCGGATGTGTCCTACCGATTGAACACCTCTCAAATTTCGGTGCAGGAGGCGCAATCAAAACAGGATACCTTGCGGCATTACAGGATAAGACTGATGTCGTAGTGACTATCGACGGCGATGGTCAGATGGATTTGGACTATCTTCCTCGACTACTTGACCCGATCGTCAATGGCAAGGCTGACTATGCTAAAGCCAACCGTCTTCTCTATCAAGAGTACCGGCAGGGTATGTCTGGGTGGCGATTTTTCGGGAATTCAATACTGACCTTCCTTACGAAGATCGCAAGTGGTTACTGGAAGATGATGGACCCTCAGAATGGGTACACAGCGGCTTCCCACCATGCATTGGACAATATCGGTGTCGAAGGGATGTATGAGTACTATGGCTACTGCAACGATATTTTGGTAAAGTTAAATGCCAAAGGGCTTCGCCTTGCCGACGTTGCTATCCCGGGCCAGTACGGGGATGAAGAAAGTAGCATCCGTTATCCTGAGTATATTCGGAAAGTCTCCTCAATGCTTCTTCGAAACTTCCTGTGGCGACTAAAGATCCGATATTTCGTGCTTGACTTTCATCCACTTGGACTGTTCTACCTGTTTGGCGCGATTACCGCAGTCTCCGGGTTCACCGGGATGAGTTGGTCGACACTAGGATACCTGCTCTTTGATCAAGACCTGTTCATCCGTATGGCGCTTAGTACTTTGTTGTTTTTGATGGGCAGTATGTTCCTCATGTTTGCGATGTTGTTCGACATGCAAGCTAACGAAAATCGAGAACTACAGGTCTATGAATAA
- a CDS encoding DUF4350 domain-containing protein, whose protein sequence is MPELIAGAYIAVVIIAIIVAASTSGAAFGAFTFSWEGTSDLRGEAESADADLRVITDTEQYDEQPANESVAFVFSPDERYDGEDRERLQAFVENGGTLVVADAFGPHGNPLLEDVGASAQFNGDPLRDEWYYYRSPSLPVANNIGDHPYVAQSDEITLNQGTAVEPGNATVLAASSEYGYLDHNRNQELDDDETLSTYPVVTAENVGEGEVVAVSDPSIFINVMLERPGNQAFAQGLFALHDNVLFDTSHSTDVPPTAMAVFSLRESAALQILLGGGLLLSIAFIHRWPSLGPLRRSRSTSDDGDQIGMSDAELRRVLDDHYPDLSEEQRDSAITTITSRKKEVNDD, encoded by the coding sequence ATGCCGGAGCTCATTGCGGGAGCGTACATCGCTGTCGTCATTATCGCGATCATCGTCGCCGCAAGTACTTCCGGTGCAGCGTTTGGCGCCTTCACATTCTCTTGGGAGGGTACCTCGGACCTCAGAGGAGAAGCTGAGTCGGCTGACGCCGATCTCCGCGTCATAACCGATACTGAACAGTATGACGAGCAGCCGGCAAACGAATCTGTCGCATTCGTTTTTTCCCCTGACGAACGTTATGATGGTGAGGATCGCGAACGGTTACAGGCATTCGTTGAGAACGGCGGCACACTTGTCGTCGCTGACGCGTTTGGGCCGCATGGCAATCCATTACTTGAGGATGTCGGTGCGAGTGCCCAATTCAATGGCGATCCACTGCGCGACGAATGGTATTACTACCGCTCACCCTCCCTTCCAGTTGCGAATAATATCGGCGACCATCCCTATGTTGCCCAGAGTGATGAGATAACGCTCAACCAGGGTACAGCAGTTGAACCCGGTAATGCAACAGTTCTCGCAGCAAGCTCGGAATACGGATATCTCGACCATAACCGTAATCAAGAGCTCGATGACGACGAAACGCTCAGTACCTATCCTGTCGTTACGGCTGAGAACGTTGGTGAGGGTGAAGTCGTTGCAGTAAGCGATCCAAGTATCTTTATCAACGTCATGCTTGAACGTCCCGGTAACCAGGCGTTCGCTCAGGGACTGTTTGCCCTCCATGATAACGTGCTGTTCGATACATCGCACAGTACGGACGTGCCTCCAACCGCCATGGCAGTCTTCTCACTGCGTGAGTCGGCTGCTCTGCAGATCCTCCTCGGTGGCGGACTACTACTGTCAATCGCTTTCATCCATCGGTGGCCCTCGCTGGGGCCACTTCGCCGGAGTCGATCAACGTCGGATGATGGCGATCAGATTGGGATGAGCGACGCCGAGTTACGTCGTGTACTCGACGATCACTACCCCGATCTGAGCGAGGAGCAGCGCGATAGTGCCATAACAACCATTACCTCTCGGAAAAAAGAGGTGAACGATGACTAA
- a CDS encoding NUDIX hydrolase — translation MEDIIQTTPAEVISIDNRSSSQTVPFRIRSGTKAIVSASDKVLLLKEQHASGSTFWTLPGGGIEPSESLLEGLTRELFEELRCQSLIREPVGTVWYAHLSRRNTFSTYAVFECSLLSTPLPSKQEGILDHQWVSPANLPSSTLPQVRYLLRSEVNH, via the coding sequence ATGGAAGATATCATACAAACCACACCAGCAGAAGTAATTTCAATCGATAACAGAAGCAGCTCTCAGACAGTTCCATTCCGGATTAGATCTGGGACAAAGGCAATCGTCTCTGCTTCAGATAAGGTCCTTCTCCTTAAGGAACAACATGCAAGCGGATCTACTTTCTGGACGTTGCCTGGTGGTGGCATAGAACCTAGTGAATCGTTACTTGAGGGCCTTACTCGAGAGTTATTTGAGGAATTGCGGTGTCAGTCTCTTATTAGAGAACCGGTCGGAACGGTCTGGTATGCCCATCTGAGTCGTCGAAATACATTCTCCACCTACGCGGTTTTCGAATGCTCCCTTCTATCAACTCCTCTTCCCAGCAAGCAAGAAGGTATCCTCGACCATCAATGGGTGTCTCCGGCAAATCTTCCTTCTTCTACCCTTCCACAGGTACGGTACTTACTTCGAAGCGAAGTGAATCACTGA
- a CDS encoding MFS transporter: MAVSRPRVVGPVTVGHGINEFFAIVIPPIIPLLVSDLGITYGQAGFLLTIFFIMYSIFQLPAGILADRIGKIRLMIVGLVGMSGAIFFASVADRYGMLLVAQTLAGIGGSTFHPTGMLIISDVETHETEGKAMGVFGFGGALGTMSSPLVVGGLAAIAGWRIALLGAALLGITVTAVSILFLIAATSDGEGTLRADGGRSIRVRDLFRPRRRSIDIPITREIVLLFLITLVLFLQHRAIQTFTTSYIAAETGASTLVGNLAFFTLLVGGSFASLWAGDLADRFDWELLGAGTAVTTAIFVSATLLVTRVLGGIRFEVLIAILALWFAIIGVMMYVSYPVKNALVSEQANTASSGTSSASSRRRPWRVVRVVQLSSARSRRNGASWPRFRRSPL, encoded by the coding sequence ATGGCGGTCTCTCGGCCCCGAGTCGTCGGACCGGTTACCGTCGGGCACGGAATAAACGAGTTCTTCGCGATTGTCATCCCACCGATCATCCCGCTTCTGGTCTCCGATCTCGGTATAACCTACGGCCAGGCTGGGTTCCTGCTGACGATCTTCTTCATCATGTACTCTATCTTCCAGCTGCCTGCCGGAATCCTCGCCGATCGGATTGGGAAGATTCGACTGATGATCGTCGGTCTCGTCGGAATGTCCGGTGCGATCTTCTTCGCCAGCGTTGCTGATAGGTACGGGATGTTGCTGGTCGCACAGACCCTTGCCGGCATCGGCGGCAGTACGTTCCACCCGACCGGGATGTTGATCATCAGCGACGTCGAGACACACGAAACCGAGGGCAAGGCGATGGGGGTCTTCGGCTTCGGCGGTGCGCTCGGAACGATGTCCTCACCGCTCGTCGTCGGCGGGTTGGCGGCGATCGCGGGGTGGCGTATCGCCCTCCTCGGCGCAGCGCTTCTCGGTATCACGGTCACCGCGGTGAGTATCCTGTTCCTGATCGCTGCCACATCCGACGGTGAGGGAACGCTCCGCGCTGATGGCGGACGATCGATCCGAGTCCGCGATCTGTTCCGCCCCCGTCGGCGATCGATCGATATCCCGATCACCCGTGAGATCGTCTTGCTCTTTCTCATAACGCTGGTCCTTTTCCTGCAGCATCGGGCAATTCAGACGTTCACGACGTCGTATATCGCCGCCGAGACCGGCGCGTCGACCTTGGTCGGGAATCTCGCCTTCTTCACCCTCCTCGTCGGCGGGAGCTTCGCCTCATTATGGGCAGGGGACCTCGCCGATCGGTTCGACTGGGAACTTCTCGGCGCCGGTACAGCCGTCACTACGGCGATTTTCGTCAGTGCGACGCTGCTCGTTACCCGAGTGCTCGGTGGGATCCGGTTCGAGGTCCTGATCGCGATTCTGGCGCTCTGGTTCGCCATCATCGGCGTCATGATGTACGTGAGCTATCCGGTCAAGAACGCCCTGGTCTCGGAGCAGGCCAACACTGCTTCGAGTGGTACCTCTTCGGCGTCATCCAGACGGCGTCCGTGGCGGGTAGTGCGAGTGGTCCAGCTATCTTCGGCGCGCTCGCGACGGAATGGGGCGTCGTGGCCGCGTTTCCGGCGATCGCCTTTGTGA
- a CDS encoding MoxR family ATPase, with translation MTNPAETYEAIQDEVQTVLIGNEEIVERLTISLLTGGHVLLEGVPGIAKTTAATLFARASGLDDARIQMTPDLLPADITGTHVYHESTGEFALQRGPVFTNLVLADEINRSTPKTQSALLEAMQERQVTIEGDTLSLPSPFMVIATQNPIEMEGTFELPEAQRDRFQMKLQVGLPNRENERELLDRFNETPDLGADAIEQVVDPSDLLAAREEVVDIYVDDDIKNYILDLVAATRDHSDTTNGASPRASLAFLHTSKARAAIQSREYVIPDDVKALAKPILVHRLLLSAEAELSDITGADIVEDVVSSVEPPGSLVPEDEPASSGPVPYNK, from the coding sequence ATGACTAATCCCGCAGAAACATACGAAGCGATTCAAGACGAGGTACAGACCGTGCTCATCGGCAACGAAGAGATCGTTGAGCGTCTCACGATCTCCCTGCTCACAGGCGGTCACGTTCTCCTTGAAGGCGTTCCAGGGATTGCAAAGACAACCGCCGCGACGCTGTTTGCTCGCGCGAGCGGGCTTGATGATGCTCGTATTCAGATGACGCCTGACCTATTGCCTGCCGACATTACTGGGACACACGTTTACCACGAATCAACAGGGGAGTTTGCACTTCAACGCGGTCCCGTATTCACGAACCTCGTCTTGGCTGACGAGATCAACCGATCAACGCCGAAGACCCAAAGCGCGCTGCTCGAAGCAATGCAAGAACGCCAGGTGACCATCGAAGGTGATACGCTCTCGCTTCCGTCGCCATTCATGGTAATTGCGACTCAGAACCCTATTGAGATGGAGGGGACCTTCGAGCTTCCTGAGGCCCAGCGTGATCGCTTCCAGATGAAGCTGCAGGTCGGACTGCCTAACAGAGAAAATGAACGTGAACTTCTCGACCGATTCAACGAAACGCCCGATCTCGGTGCAGACGCGATTGAACAAGTTGTTGATCCGTCGGATCTACTTGCAGCTCGTGAGGAGGTCGTTGATATCTATGTTGATGACGATATCAAGAACTATATCCTCGATCTAGTTGCTGCGACTCGTGACCATTCCGACACAACTAACGGCGCCTCCCCGCGTGCATCATTGGCATTCCTGCATACTTCTAAGGCCCGAGCAGCTATTCAAAGCCGTGAATACGTCATTCCTGACGACGTCAAGGCTCTCGCCAAGCCAATCCTTGTCCACCGACTACTCCTTTCAGCAGAGGCTGAACTCAGCGATATTACTGGTGCTGACATCGTTGAAGACGTCGTCTCCTCGGTCGAGCCCCCAGGCAGTCTCGTTCCTGAAGATGAACCTGCTTCCAGTGGCCCTGTTCCCTACAACAAATAG